In the genome of Massilia sp. PAMC28688, one region contains:
- a CDS encoding YqaA family protein encodes MIESAVLWLLKLLSAPAVGLSSVFVISFVSATLVPLGSEPAVFAVVKGNSAMFWPAILVATLGNTLGGALDYFIGYRAKKAFAKERESRWFGWLARYGAKTMLLSWLPGIGDPLCTLGGWLHLPFWPSVGYMAIGKFMRYLTMTSALLYIPDGFWKDLARLLGG; translated from the coding sequence ATGATTGAAAGCGCTGTCCTGTGGCTGCTCAAGCTGCTCTCGGCGCCAGCAGTAGGGCTCAGTTCCGTCTTTGTCATTTCATTCGTGTCGGCCACCCTGGTGCCGCTGGGATCGGAGCCGGCCGTGTTTGCGGTCGTGAAGGGCAACAGCGCCATGTTCTGGCCGGCGATTTTGGTGGCAACGCTCGGCAACACTCTTGGCGGGGCGCTCGACTACTTCATTGGCTACCGCGCCAAAAAGGCTTTTGCCAAGGAGCGCGAAAGCCGCTGGTTTGGCTGGCTGGCGCGCTATGGCGCCAAGACCATGCTGCTGTCGTGGCTGCCCGGGATTGGCGACCCTCTGTGCACGCTGGGCGGCTGGCTGCACCTGCCGTTCTGGCCCAGCGTGGGCTACATGGCCATCGGCAAATTCATGCGCTATCTCACCATGACCTCCGCGCTGCTTTATATCCCCGACGGTTTCTGGAAAGACTTGGCGCGTCTGCTGGGTGGCTAA